The following coding sequences are from one Lolium rigidum isolate FL_2022 chromosome 6, APGP_CSIRO_Lrig_0.1, whole genome shotgun sequence window:
- the LOC124661353 gene encoding ABC transporter B family member 9-like, which produces MRERGEDEQREGSKRKKAVATKVPFFGMFRYAGRADLVLMAVGTVAAMVNGMSEPLMTVVFSTVIETFGSSDDSTILHRVSKVVMYYIYLGIMTAVASFLQVSCWTMVGERQSTCIRSLYLEAVLKQDISFFDVEMTTGEAISMMSADTVLVQDALGEKVGKYAQLLTTFIGGFVVGFIRGWMLALVMLACIPPCILSCAAVSRLRAQIAARRQASYGDAGNVVEQSTGAIRTVISFNGEKKAIALYNSLIKRAYKATVLEGIVTGLGIGCIFCVVFCSYSLAFWYGAKLIISNGYTGGQVINVVFAILTGSMAIGNASPSISAIAEGQSAAHRLFEIINRKPKIDITDTSGIVLDDIKGDVELNNVLFRYPARPEQMILNGLSLKVPSGTTMAIVGESGSGKSTLLSLVERFYDPQAGEVLIDGINIKTLKLQWIRRKISLVSQEPLLFMTSIKDNITYGKEDATLEEIKRAAELANAANFVEKLPNAYETMVGQNGAQLSGGQKQRIAIARAFLKNPRVLLLDEATSALDVESERVVQEALNRIMVGITTLIVAHRMSTVRNADCIAVVHQGKVVEQGAHDQLIKDPDGAYCQLTRLQQAHTDEMREVPSMSDSRLKSTSLSIEKSIRDSPRNRRQQSIKLLGQSGSDDLHGHANTSRHEHKECGDSEAAKKAPIGRLFILNKPEAPILFIALIAAFVHGLLFPSFSIMMSGGIRTFYYPANQLRKDSRYWALLCLLMAIISLVSIQLEFFLFGMAGGKLIERVRALSFKSIMHQEVSWFDDSSNSSGALGARLSVDALNIRSLVGDNLAILVQCTVTLVSGFAIAFVSDWKLTLIIIGVIPFLGLQNYIQVKFLKGFSEDAKVMYEDASQIVAEAIGSIRTVASFCAEKRVITVYSQKCQDSMKQGIRSGMVGGLGFSFSSLMLYLTYALCFYVGAQFVHEGKSTFKDVFRVYFALVFTAFGISQTSAMASDSTKARESATSILALIDMRSKINSTSDEGIKLDKVDGNIHFNHVTFKYPSRPDVQVFSDFTLDIPSRKTFALVGESGSGKSTVIALLERFYDPDSGTISLDGIELKNLTLSWLRDQMGLVSQEPVLFNDTIRANIAYGKRGEATEEEIITVAKAANAHEFISSLPQGYNTNVGERGTQLSGGQKQRVAIARAILKDPRILLLDEATSALDAESERIVQDTLDQVMVSRTTIVVAHRLSTIKGADMIAVIKDGSVAEKGKHESLMSIKDGVYASLVELHSKGS; this is translated from the exons GTTGTTATGTACTACATCTATTTGGGAATTATGACGGCAGTAGCTTCATTTCTTC AGGTGTCATGCTGGACAATGGTGGGAGAAAGGCAGTCAACATGTATCCGATCTCTATACCTCGAAGCTGTTCTAAAACAGGATATTTCATTCTTTGATGTGGAGATGACAACTGGGGAAGCAATTTCTATGATGTCTGCAGATACTGTACTGGTACAAGATGCCCTTGGAGAGAAG GTAGGCAAGTATGCACAGCTTTTGACAACATTTATTGGAGGTTTTGTCGTCGGATTTATAAGGGGCTGGATGTTGGCTCTTGTTATGCTGGCATGCATACCTCCATGTATTCTCTCTTGCGCAGCTGTCTCTCGATTACGTGCCCAAATAGCTGCAAGGAGGCAAGCATCATATGGTGATGCAGGCAATGTTGTTGAGCAGAGCACTGGAGCTATAAGAACG GTTATCTCCTTCAATGGTGAGAAGAAAGCAATTGCATTGTACAATAGTCTCATAAAAAGGGCATACAAGGCAACTGTCTTGGAAGGGATTGTCACTGGTCTTGGAATAGGTTGTATCTTCTGCGTTGTCTTCTGCAGTTACTCTCTAGCCTTTTGGTATGGCGCAAAGTTAATCATCAGCAACGGATATACTGGAGGGCAGGTCATCAACGTCGTATTTGCAATACTAACTGGTTCAAT GGCTATAGGTAATGCATCACCCTCTATTTCTGCCATTGCCGAAGGTCAATCTGCAGCACACAGGTTGTTTGAAATAATCAACAGAAAACCAAAGATTGACATCACCGACACTTCTGGAATAGTATTAGACGATATCAAGGGTGATGTCGAACTCAACAATGTGTTATTTAGATATCCAGCAAGGCCTGAGCAGATGATACTCAATGGGCTGTCTTTGAAAGTGCCTAGTGGTACTACAATGGCTATAGTTGGAGAGAGTGGGAGCGGTAAATCAACATTACTTAGTCTGGTAGAGAGATTCTATGATCCACAGGCTGGTGAAGTGCTGATAGATGGAATCAACATCAAGACCTTAAAACTCCAGTGGATAAGAAGAAAGATCAGTCTTGTTAGCCAAGAACCATTACTTTTTATGACATCCATCAAAGATAACATAACATATGGTAAAGAGGATGCTACACTTGAGGAGATCAAAAGGGCAGCTGAGCTTGCAAACGCAGCCAACTTTGTCGAAAAGTTGCCAAAC GCATATGAGACAATGGTTGGTCAGAATGGTGCTCAGCTTTCTGGAGGACAGAAGCAAAGGATTGCCATTGCAAGAGCGTTCCTTAAAAATCCAAGAGTCCTTCTGTTGGATGAAGCTACTAGTGCTTTGGATGTAGAGTCTGAGCGAGTAGTTCAAGAAGCATTAAATAGGATCATGGTAGGGATAACTACACTCATTGTTGCTCACCGTATGAGTACAGTCAGGAATGCAGATTGCATAGCGGTGGTTCATCAAGGAAAGGTAGTTGAACAAG GTGCCCATGACCAGTTGATCAAGGATCCTGATGGAGCTTACTGTCAGCTTACTCGGTTACAACAGGCCCACACTGACGAAATGCGTGAGGTGCCATCCATGTCGGATTCGAGACTTAAAAGTACAAGTTTATCTATAGAAAAATCAATCAGAGATTCTCCCAGGAACAGAAGACAACAGTCCATAAAACTACTTGGACAGTCTGGATCTGATGATTTGCACGGGCATGCTAATACGAGCAGACATGAACACAAGGAATGTGGTGATAGTGAAGCTGCTAAGAAAGCACCAATTGGCCGTCTTTTTATTCTCAATAAGCCAGAAGCACCAATTCTCTTCATAGCTCTTATAGCTGCCTTTGTGCATGGACTTCTTTTCCCATCATTTAGTATTATGATGTCAGGTGGTATAAGAACTTTCTACTATCCAGCAAACCAACTTCGAAAAGATTCTAGGTATTGGGCATTGTTGTGCCTTCTGATGGCAATCATTTCTCTGGTTTCAATCCAATTGGAATTTTTCCTATTTGGAATGGCCGGTGGGAAACTTATAGAACGTGTCCGTGCTTTGTCTTTCAAAAGCATCATGCATCAAGAGGTTTCTTGGTTTGATGATTCTTCTAATTCCAG TGGTGCACTTGGTGCAAGGCTGTCTGTTGATGCATTGAACATCCGAAGCCTTGTGGGAGATAACTTGGCCATACTAGTGCAGTGTACAGTAACACTTGTTTCTGGCTTCGCCATAGCATTTGTTTCTGACTGGAAGCTTACACTGATCATCATAGGCGTGATTCCTTTTCTGGGCTTGCAGAATTATATTCAAGTGAAGTTCTTGAAAGGGTTCAGTGAAGATGCTAAG GTGATGTATGAAGATGCAAGTCAAATTGTGGCTGAAGCAATTGGTAGCATTCGAACTGTAGCATCTTTCTGTGCAGAGAAGAGAGTAATTACAGTGTACAGCCAAAAATGCCAAGATTCAATGAAACAGGGAATTAGAAGTGGAATGGTTGGAGGCCTCGGTTTCAGTTTCTCCAGCCTAATGTTGTATCTGACATATGCTCTTTGTTTCTACGTTGGTGCACAATTTGTACATGAGGGCAAATCAACCTTTAAAGATGTTTTCAGG GTTTATTTTGCTTTGGTTTTCACAGCTTTTGGAATTTCCCAAACAAGTGCAATGGCATCAGATTCAACAAAAGCTCGAGAATCCGCAACATCCATACTAGCTTTGATAGATATGAGGTCCAAAATTAACTCAACTAGTGATGAAGGCATAAAGTTAGATAAAGTTGATGGCAACATACATTTCAACCATGTCACCTTCAAGTACCCATCCCGCCCAGATGTCCAAGTATTCAGCGATTTTACTTTGGATATTCCTTCCAGAAAG ACTTTTGCACTAGTTGGAGAGAGTGGTAGTGGCAAGTCCACAGTAATTGCTTTGCTTGAGCGATTCTATGATCCGGATTCTGGCACAATCTCACTAGATGGAATAGAACTCAAAAACTTGACACTGAGTTGGTTAAGAGACCAAATGGGACTGGTAAGCCAAGAACCAGTGCTTTTTAACGACACAATCCGTGCCAACATAGCATACGGAAAACGAGGAGAAGCTACGGAAGAGGAGATTATCACTGTCGCCAAGGCAGCCAACGCTCATGAATTCATATCAAGCTTGCCTCAGGGATACAACACTAACGTTGGCGAGAGAGGAACACAACTATCTGGAGGGCAGAAACAACGGGTAGCTATTGCAAGGGCGATCTTGAAGGACCCTAGAATACTTCTTCTCGACGAGGCAACAAGTGCCTTGGATGCTGAATCAGAGCGTATTGTTCAAGACACATTGGACCAGGTAATGGTCAGCAGGACCACCATTGTGGTAGCACACCGTCTGTCCACGATCAAAGGGGCAGATATGATAGCCGTCATTAAAGATGGTTCAGTTGCTGAGAAGGGAAAGCATGAATCCCTCATGAGCATCAAGGACGGAGTCTATGCATCACTGGTCGAACTACACTCAAAGGGATCTTAA